The proteins below are encoded in one region of Aeromonas jandaei:
- a CDS encoding molybdopterin-dependent oxidoreductase Mo/Fe-S-binding subunit produces the protein MMELNFTLNGALRTVITLAGENAQRVLFNQCRMHSVRNSDDGFGFAGSDAILFNGKVINASLLIAAQLDGAEVRTAESLGSWNQLSLVQQAMVDVGVVQSGYNDPAAALIVTDLLDRHPNPTRDQIDDALSGLFHRDGGYQQFYQAIELASSRMKDPDYLCQIAPEFRDDLRHIGKSCPKVDAAKMVQAKPCYVEDRVTEDALVIKMLRSPHPHAVITKLDVSRAEAMPGVVHVITHLNCPDIYYTPGGQSAPEPSPLDRRMFGRKLRHVGDRVAAVVAESEAIALAALKLIEVEYQVLPAVMSIDEAMAPNAPLAHDEPIVYMAGAPADLEQQNACSVRRGDEHMIINFPIGSRPHENLAASVHGQIGDVAKGFAEADEIVERTYESTQAQQCPTEPHICFTYMDGDRLVIHASTQVPWHVRRQVARIVGMKQHQVHVIKERVGGGFGSKQDILLEEVCAWATRVTGRPVTFRYTREEEFISNTSRHVAKVKVKVGAKKDGTITAIEMDFRANTGPYGNHSLTVPSNGPALSLPLYPCDNVRFTVNTYYSNICPTGAYQGYGAPKGNFALTMAIAELAEKLGIDQLDMVEHNRVHEGDILKVLGAIGEGKMPTSVPHAASCALEPILKQGRELIAWDSPKPADGDWRIGRGVAIIMQKSGIPDIDQANCMVKLESDGTFIVHSGGADIGTGLDTVVAKLTAEVLHCPLGDVHVISGDTDHALFDKGAYASSGTCFSGNAAKKAAENLKEKILFHGAAMLGEPVADVELAFPGVVRGKLGEVSLAKLAHKAETGTGFGILVGTASYITSELAFPYGANFAEVAVNVRTGEIRLDKFYALLDCGTPINPELALGQIYGATMRAIGHSLTEEICYDGKGIPLTRDLKSYGAPKIGDIPRDFRAFLVPSDDKVGPYGAKSISEIGVNGAAPAIATAIHDACGVWLRKWHFTPEQILRELGKLEQKVSA, from the coding sequence CAACCAGTGCCGGATGCACTCGGTGCGCAACAGCGACGACGGCTTTGGCTTTGCCGGCTCCGACGCCATTCTCTTCAACGGCAAGGTGATCAACGCCTCCCTGCTGATCGCCGCACAACTGGATGGAGCAGAGGTGCGCACCGCCGAGTCGCTGGGCAGCTGGAACCAGCTTAGTCTGGTACAGCAGGCGATGGTGGACGTGGGCGTGGTGCAGTCCGGCTACAACGATCCGGCTGCGGCGCTCATCGTCACCGACCTGCTTGATCGCCATCCCAACCCCACTCGTGATCAAATCGACGACGCCCTCTCGGGTCTCTTTCACCGGGACGGCGGCTACCAGCAGTTCTATCAGGCTATCGAGCTTGCCAGTTCACGGATGAAGGATCCCGATTACCTGTGCCAGATTGCCCCCGAGTTTCGCGACGATCTGCGCCATATCGGCAAGAGTTGCCCGAAAGTGGACGCAGCCAAGATGGTGCAGGCCAAGCCCTGCTACGTGGAGGATCGGGTCACCGAGGATGCGCTGGTCATCAAGATGCTGCGCAGCCCCCATCCCCATGCGGTGATCACCAAACTCGACGTGAGCCGCGCCGAAGCCATGCCGGGCGTTGTGCATGTGATCACCCACCTCAACTGCCCCGATATCTACTACACCCCGGGTGGCCAGAGCGCGCCCGAGCCGTCACCGCTGGATCGCCGCATGTTTGGCCGCAAGCTGCGTCACGTAGGTGACCGGGTGGCCGCCGTGGTGGCCGAGAGCGAAGCCATCGCATTGGCCGCGCTCAAGCTCATCGAGGTCGAGTATCAAGTGCTGCCGGCGGTCATGAGCATCGATGAGGCGATGGCCCCCAATGCACCGCTGGCTCACGACGAGCCCATCGTCTATATGGCCGGGGCGCCGGCGGATCTGGAGCAGCAGAACGCCTGCTCGGTGCGTCGCGGCGACGAGCACATGATCATAAACTTCCCCATCGGTTCCCGTCCGCACGAGAACCTGGCTGCCAGCGTCCATGGCCAGATCGGCGATGTGGCCAAAGGCTTTGCCGAGGCGGACGAGATTGTCGAGCGCACCTACGAATCGACCCAGGCCCAGCAGTGCCCGACTGAGCCGCACATCTGCTTCACCTACATGGATGGCGATCGTCTGGTGATCCACGCCTCCACTCAGGTGCCGTGGCACGTGCGCCGTCAGGTGGCGCGCATCGTCGGCATGAAGCAGCATCAGGTGCATGTGATTAAGGAGCGGGTAGGGGGCGGCTTTGGCTCCAAGCAGGATATCCTGCTGGAAGAAGTGTGCGCCTGGGCGACCAGGGTCACCGGCCGTCCCGTCACCTTCCGCTACACCCGTGAAGAGGAGTTCATCAGCAACACCTCCCGCCATGTGGCCAAGGTGAAGGTGAAAGTGGGGGCCAAGAAAGATGGCACCATCACAGCCATCGAAATGGATTTTCGGGCCAACACCGGTCCTTACGGCAACCACTCTCTGACGGTGCCGAGCAACGGCCCGGCGCTCTCCCTGCCGCTCTATCCGTGCGACAACGTGCGCTTTACCGTCAACACCTACTACAGCAACATCTGCCCGACTGGCGCCTATCAGGGTTATGGCGCGCCCAAGGGCAACTTCGCGCTGACCATGGCCATTGCCGAACTTGCCGAGAAACTGGGCATCGATCAACTCGACATGGTGGAGCACAACCGGGTGCATGAAGGGGACATCCTCAAGGTGCTGGGTGCAATCGGCGAGGGCAAGATGCCGACTTCTGTGCCCCACGCAGCCAGTTGTGCCCTCGAACCCATCCTCAAACAGGGTCGCGAGTTGATCGCCTGGGACAGCCCCAAACCCGCCGACGGGGATTGGCGCATCGGTCGTGGCGTCGCCATCATCATGCAAAAATCGGGGATCCCGGATATCGATCAGGCCAACTGCATGGTCAAGCTGGAATCGGACGGCACCTTTATCGTCCACTCCGGTGGCGCCGATATCGGTACCGGCCTCGATACCGTGGTGGCCAAGCTGACCGCCGAGGTGCTGCACTGCCCGCTTGGGGATGTGCACGTCATCTCCGGTGATACCGACCACGCCCTGTTTGACAAGGGGGCCTACGCCTCGTCAGGTACCTGCTTCTCCGGCAACGCGGCCAAGAAGGCGGCCGAGAACCTCAAGGAGAAGATCCTGTTCCACGGCGCCGCCATGCTGGGCGAGCCGGTAGCAGATGTTGAACTGGCGTTCCCGGGCGTGGTGCGCGGCAAGCTGGGGGAGGTGAGCCTCGCCAAGTTGGCCCACAAGGCCGAGACCGGTACCGGCTTCGGTATCCTGGTGGGCACTGCCAGCTACATCACCTCTGAGCTCGCCTTCCCGTACGGCGCCAACTTCGCCGAGGTGGCGGTCAACGTCAGAACCGGCGAGATCCGGCTCGACAAGTTCTACGCCCTGCTCGACTGCGGCACCCCCATCAACCCGGAGCTGGCGCTCGGCCAGATCTACGGGGCGACCATGCGGGCCATCGGCCACTCCCTGACCGAGGAGATCTGCTACGACGGCAAGGGCATTCCGCTGACCCGGGATCTGAAGAGCTATGGCGCGCCCAAGATTGGCGACATTCCGCGCGATTTTAGGGCCTTCCTGGTACCGAGTGATGACAAGGTCGGCCCTTACGGCGCCAAGTCCATCTCGGAGATCGGGGTCAACGGCGCGGCGCCCGCCATCGCCACCGCCATCCACGACGCCTGCGGTGTCTGGTTGCGCAAGTGGCACTTCACGCCGGAGCAGATCCTGCGCGAGCTGGGCAAGCTGGAGCAAAAAGTGTCGGCATAA
- a CDS encoding nucleobase:cation symporter-2 family protein: MSKTTRKHSDLIYELEDKPPFYQTLMGAVTHLLAIFVPMVTPALIVGGALGLSTEITAYLVSMAMIASGIGTWLQVNRYGPIGSGLLSIQSVNFSFVTVMIALGGAMKKDGIHEELIVSTLLGVSFVGAFLVMGSSFVLPYLKRVITPTVSGVVVLMIGLSLIKVGIIDFGGGFSAMSSGTFGKYEHIGLGLLVLCVIVAFNCSRSPLLRMSGIAIGLMVGYAVALMLGMVDFSALEDLPLITVPIPFKYGFSFDFHAFMLAGTIYLLSVLEAVGDITATAMVSHRDIQGPEFQKRLSGGVLADGLVSVIASALGSLPLTTFAQNNGVIQMTGVASRHVGKFIAVILVLLGLFPVVGRFFTTIPSPVMGGAMVIMFSMIAIAGGRIIISHGFDRRETLIVATSLGLGLGVSYDPNVFKVLPAGIYMLVENPICAGGITAIIMNLVLPQSRTRKAKAAAKALKTADAVEVIQLSDKPDVTFTARPVSTANRRDEEALADAKPVAAVQVERV; encoded by the coding sequence ATGTCTAAAACAACACGCAAGCACTCGGATCTCATTTACGAGCTGGAAGACAAACCCCCGTTTTATCAAACCCTGATGGGTGCAGTGACCCATCTGCTGGCCATTTTTGTCCCCATGGTGACCCCGGCGCTGATCGTCGGCGGTGCCCTGGGTCTATCCACCGAGATCACCGCCTATCTGGTCTCCATGGCGATGATCGCCTCCGGTATCGGCACCTGGCTGCAGGTGAACCGTTATGGCCCCATCGGTTCGGGGCTGCTCTCCATCCAGTCGGTCAACTTCTCCTTCGTGACCGTGATGATCGCCCTCGGCGGCGCCATGAAAAAAGATGGTATCCATGAGGAGCTGATCGTCTCGACCCTGCTCGGGGTCTCCTTTGTCGGTGCCTTTCTGGTGATGGGCTCCTCCTTCGTGCTGCCATACCTCAAGCGGGTGATCACCCCGACCGTGAGCGGGGTAGTGGTACTGATGATTGGCCTGAGCCTTATCAAGGTGGGGATCATCGACTTTGGCGGCGGCTTTTCCGCCATGAGCAGTGGCACCTTTGGCAAATACGAGCACATCGGGCTGGGGCTCTTGGTGCTCTGCGTTATCGTCGCCTTCAACTGCAGCCGAAGCCCGCTGCTGCGGATGAGCGGCATCGCCATCGGCCTGATGGTGGGCTATGCGGTGGCCCTGATGCTTGGCATGGTGGATTTCTCCGCCCTTGAGGACCTGCCGCTTATTACGGTGCCTATCCCGTTCAAGTACGGTTTTTCCTTCGATTTTCACGCCTTTATGTTGGCGGGCACCATCTATCTGTTGAGCGTGCTGGAGGCGGTGGGGGACATCACCGCCACCGCCATGGTCTCCCACCGGGATATTCAGGGCCCCGAGTTTCAAAAACGGCTCTCCGGCGGAGTGTTGGCTGATGGGTTGGTCTCGGTGATCGCCTCGGCGCTCGGTTCCCTGCCGCTCACCACCTTTGCCCAGAACAACGGGGTGATCCAGATGACAGGGGTGGCCTCGCGTCACGTGGGCAAGTTTATTGCCGTCATTCTGGTGCTGCTGGGGCTCTTCCCGGTGGTGGGGCGCTTCTTTACCACCATACCGTCACCTGTGATGGGGGGAGCCATGGTCATCATGTTCTCCATGATCGCCATCGCTGGTGGTCGCATCATCATCAGCCACGGCTTCGATCGGCGGGAGACCCTGATTGTCGCCACCTCCCTGGGGCTTGGGCTTGGTGTCTCCTATGACCCGAACGTCTTCAAGGTGCTGCCGGCGGGTATCTACATGCTGGTGGAGAACCCCATCTGCGCCGGCGGCATCACCGCCATCATCATGAATCTGGTATTGCCCCAGAGCCGCACCCGCAAGGCAAAGGCTGCTGCCAAAGCGCTCAAGACGGCCGATGCGGTAGAGGTGATCCAGCTGAGCGACAAACCGGATGTGACCTTCACGGCCCGTCCTGTCAGCACCGCGAATCGCCGCGATGAAGAGGCGCTGGCCGATGCCAAACCGGTCGCAGCCGTCCAGGTCGAACGGGTTTGA